Part of the Amblyomma americanum isolate KBUSLIRL-KWMA chromosome 7, ASM5285725v1, whole genome shotgun sequence genome, tcgcttctgacgaaggaccatagtgtttgaacctgacgctggttagagcgtacgagtcttgagtcggaactcttcactggggagtgaaacacgaaccacctttgcaggttgagttgttcgaaactgggtttgcccccgaaggggcgcagcggggtttgcggagcctcctccaagcactcacacctgaagaagccgggcgccgggccagGGGTGgattgtacccatttttaccggtgggtgtccggcggtgggtttcgaaccaacgacctcccgcagccgaggcggacgcccagaccactaggccacgggaacactttcaaaaattttcaaacatAGGATTCTTGATTTTGGTGCAAAAGTatggctttttcggcatagtattaccagggTTGGCAGATACCGGAAACAacgtgaattgtcttaagtactgagctggttaactaatttctgatacccaactttttaactatcacagatagCCAACTGGTTtcaattagagatctgtagccggttgttagtgatagccatatcagtttgtagaagttaatcgcgttttcgaactTCTAAAAACTTATagggctattactaacgaccggctacaaaacTCTAATTGCAACTATCCGCCTAACACTACAACTATTAaaatttgttaaccagcttactacttaggaCAATTCACCGGTTTTTTGGTGTCCTTCGATACTGGTAACACCATGCcgcaaaacctttttttttttaccccaaaaagcctatttttgaaattttttggaAGTTTTCGCTGAAACATTCATGGaaacgtcatggcctaatggcatcatgacctaatggcgccgtgacgtgcaaacctgggccgtccagcaggtctcggcggctcttgagcgacaaaggcctcagatcctccgctgagttgccgcctgggcccccgtcacggcgccattaggtcatgatgccattaggccatgacgtaaataaagttgttcctcctcctcctcgctgaAACATTCGGTATTTAAGCAGCTTTTGGCCCTATACGGTTCACTTCCTCTGACAAATGAAAAATAATCGGAATGTGAATATAGATTATTGCCTTTAACTCCACTGTTTTGGGCAACTTGTGCTGTTAGCCAAGGGTAATGAGAATTTATCTCAGTGACCCACTTAAAGATATCTTTACAAACGCAACCCCTGTCCGTTCGTTTTTCTCGCAAAGGCGAAAGCATGCCGGAAAACTGTTACGCGAAATTTGCGTTACACCATCAGCTTCAGCCCCACAACATGATGCTAAGGCATACTCTTTTATGAAGCTAAATTTATTATGGCCAAAAACGTTATCCTTACATGTGGACATCGGAAAGGATTCAAGAGACTGCACATGGTTCTGTTGTTTTTCTCTAAGCACACTTGACAGTGTTAGTTGACAAAGGACGTTCAAGGTTTCATCTTTTAAGACATGGCGGAGTGCCATGGTGCGAAAAAAGTGCTTATACGATGAGGCCTATCCGATAAATGAGGCCTTCTACAAAGCATTCTAAATGTTCTCTGTTCATATCGAGTagtaagcctgttatacttagtggcacaggcaggggcatattggtttacattctttttctggctgccccactaTACTTTTTGTTCATATCGagtgtctgaagtggcggtgttCGTTCTTTTCAGGTTGCCCAAACCTAACAAATGTTCGTATTGGGTACCCGCGATATTTTTGTGGCGCGGGGACTCTACTCTATTTAGACTCATCTATATTCTGTTCACATCGGGTGCAAGTAACGGGCGAGAATTATGCCGAGTATTTTCTCTACTGCTGTGCGACTACGTATTGAAGAAAAAGGGAGCAAAGAAAAAACACCAATGAAAATTCACGTTCTCTAAAACATAGCAACGAACAGCCTAACAGAGATGTAATTTCAGGAAGTAACTTATTGCTCCGATGCTTGAGGCAGTCGGCAGTGAAAGGCGCATAAATACAGCGTAAGAGCCGGTCATCAACGTTCAGTTGGTTTATACATTTGGGACATATGGAGTGAACTGCGCGGGAACGCGGACGTGCTCTGCATGGGCTCCGTGAATCGTCAGTGTTTTTGACCGGAAAACCCGAGTTTAATGCAAAGTGTTTATTGGATGTGTTCCGTGAAGTTACGAGGACCATCTGAACACCAATTTTATCTCTGTGAGTAGAATCTATTTCCACTTACGGGACATTGAAATCTTGAGGCGGCGAGAGTCACGCTAACCCTAACGCCGACGTAGCGTCGGCCGTGGCCGAAGCAGGAGACGCATGGGCTTCGCTGGCCCTACCGGGGCTGAGCAGCCTCGACGGCGGCATGGCATCAGCATCGACTGCGGCACACATTACGGCCCCGGTTTTTGAAAATAGCCCGGGTACGGACCAGCCCCAAGCCATGGAGCTTGCAAGCATCAGCAACGCCGGAGGTACGAGGGGACCGCAAGAACAACCAAGAGTCTACCCAGTCAACGAGACCCCGTGGCGAGTGATGAAGGAATTAGTGGAGCGCAGAGCCCAGAAGGATAGGAAAGCTACCGGTCAAGCAAGTACACCTTCCGAGGCAAACCAGACTCCAGTGAGTACGAGCGATCCGCAGCAGCAGAAACCTGGGACGCTGGGACCGAACGCCATGGTCCCGAACGCGCCACCGGCGTCCGCTGTAAACAAACAACTGAAGACGCTCGCTGGTAACAGGCGAGATTTCGTACAGCTCCCGAAAGGAGGATACAAAATCGTATTCCGACCGAAGAGCCACAACCTAAGAGTGGGAGATTTCAAGCCCAGCGATTACATACAAGCCCTGGTGAAGGAATGCAACCTGGTCTACATCGGCGACATGCTTGTCGCGGTGAAAGCCATCTCAAACATAATAATAGTCCGGACGCCAGATGGTGCGAAGGCAGAAGCTCTGCAAAAGACGAGGAAGTTGTGCCTCGGAGACAAAGAATTCGAGTTCAATGCCTACTGCTCCACAGCGGAGGGAACTGTCCGGGGTGTGGTGCACGGAGTGATGGCCGGCACCACGCAAGAAATCCTAATGAACCACATCCAAGTAGCAACGCCGGGAATTCGTGCAGTCTACGCCAGAATGCTCGGGAAGTCAGAGTCAGCGCTCATCGCGTTCGATGGACCGAGGTTGCCCAAGACAGTCGCAGTGATGGGAGGACTGTACAGAGTTTACCCTTACCAACCTACGAAGCAGGTGTGCTTCAGATGCCACCTGCAGGGGCACCGATCAGACGTCTGCCCGGAACCACAACCCATTCCGCAGTGTCCTAGATGCAAACGTGCCAACGTCGACGGACACGAGTGTGGGGAGCCCAGGTGTGAGTGGTGCGGCGACGCTCACGCCACGGGCGATATAGGATGCAAGAGACGCCTCAAGCAGAAAGGCCAGCAGAACAAgcaaggcaagaaaaaagaaagtaattacCACGGTGGCCACAGGCCGCGGTGGTTCGACAGCGAGGAAGCCGAAACGAGAGGAAAGAACGGATCTTCGAGATCTGCGTCTCGGAACAGgcgcggcggcagcagaagccgaacgccgtTCTTCAAAGATGGAGACTTTCCGGGGCTAGCAGACGCGAGATCCACCGACCACGGTGGCGGCAACGCCTGGGTTCCAGGGAACGCTCATGACGCTTCCGCAACCAAACAGAAGACCAAGAAGTCCAAGAAGGTGAGTCAGTCTAGGAGCGAGTCTCCAGTCtatcccactgctctagactattcCATACAGGCTCGATTCGAAGCTCTAGAAAAAACAAACAGGGAACTTAGAGAGGAAAACGAACGACTAAAAAGGAGGCTTTCGTTTATAGAAcagcaacaacaaagagaacaaacaaaCCAAGGAAAAGTACACGGAGTACAATCGCCCTCGACGACAACAAGCACGCAGGGGCCAGCAGCCGTACAACCGCAAGTAACGGAAGCAATAGATGCTACTAAACCACTACACCAAATACAGGAACAACAGAAAACAGTCTTGACGACGCTGGAACAAATCATGACCAGACTGAACGCGACCGATCAGAGACTGGCAGAACTGTTCAGGAGACAAAACAAGAGAGCACCAGAACAGGTCGACCTAAACGAAAGCGCGAAGATCTTCGCGGCGCAGCAGTAGTGTCACATCATGGCtaacgcagaagaaaaatttacaatatggcaatggaactgtagaggatttAGAAACAAAAACGATTTCAACGTACATGTAATGCAGCATAAACACCCACCTACTGTAATAGCGCTGCAAGAAACTAACACTTCGCCGAAGATAGTCGGCTACGACACCATAGTAGATGAAAGATATAAAAAAGTGGCCATTTTATGTCAGAAGGGGGTCACTACGCACAAGCACACGACGCCAGAAGAAGATATAGAACACCTTTTAATAGAGGTAATACCTAAGAAGCGCGGGGAGAAGAGCCTGTTCGTACTTAACATTTATTCCCCACCGCGCAAGAGGAGACATGACTTCAGAGAAATCATTAGAGCGGTGATCGGCCTGGTAAAACAAAACCACCTTGtgattgtaggagatttcaatgctccgcacaaagagtggggctacaagatgaatacaaagaaaggaaaaaccatCCTAGATGGAGTGGACACGCACGGGCTGGAAATCGTTACCGATAGCAGATACCCTACTAGGGTCGGAAACAGCGTTTCAAGAGACACTAGCCCTGATTTGACCATCATAGGAAATATCCTAGACTACGAATGGTCTAACACCGGGGAGCAGTTCGGAAGCGACCACTACGTAATTCAAACGCAAATTAAACTTACAAGGTTCAGCACAATCCAGAGGAAGACAAAAATCACAGATTGGAAAAAATTCCGACAACAGTTGGAGAATGAAGGCGGAAGAAATGCGATAACGGACATCGAAAAGTGGACCAAACGACTACGGGAGGTCCACAGAGACAATACTATGACGCTAGAGGTTACCGATGAATTTCCACGTGCGGATAAACGATTGCTACATCTTTGGGAGGCTCGTAGGGGGCTGACGAAAAgatggaagaaacaaaaacataacagaaaattGAGACTCAGAATAGCTCAAATCAATAAGGAGATAGAAGACCACACCGCAAACTTACTTAGAGATAATTGGCACCAAATTTGCGATGAACTAAACGGCAACTTGGGTAGCGCTAAAACATGGGCGCTGCTCAGGCACATCATAGACCCGACAAAATCGAAGAGAGAAAACAGCAAAACGATAGAACGTATCACGCACAATTTTCAGGGCACGGACGCCCAGATTACAGATTTTCTTTGGTCCAGGTACGTCGGAAGCACGCAGGTGCCACCCTGCACCATGGTATATTCAGGGACAAGGAACTCGAAGCTGGATGACCCGATAAAAGAATACGAGGTATACGCGGCTGCCAGGTCATTCACGAGGAACACAACACCGGGAAAAGATCAAGTAACCAATGCAATGATCAGAAACCTCAGTGATGACCAAATGGAAAGCCTGACCGGACTAATCAACGAGCACTGGGAAAGGGGCACGGTcccggcggagtggaaacacgctgaGATTATCGTGATACCTAAACCAGGGAAAACACCCAGTTTAGAGAACCTTAGGCCGATATCGCTAACTTCATGCCTTGGTAAACTATACGAGAAAGTGGTCAAGACTAGACTGAGCaactacatggaggacaacgGTCTGTTTCCGGATACTATGTTCGGGTTCAGAACGGGACTCtccacgcaagacgtgatgctccAGTTAAGAGACATGGTACTAAAACAAATATCGGGGACTCGAGAAGGCGTAATCTTGGCTGTAGACCtcaagggggccttcgacaacatcagccacaacgccatTCTCGCAGAACTCTCGACAACAAACTGTGGGGAGAGGATCTTCGCATACGTAAAGGCCTTCCTGTCTAACAGAACAGCAACGATCGGCATCAACAACATTAGgtcagaaaagaagacgacgccaaacagagggacaccacaaggatccatcatctcacctttgctctttaacatagcaatgattggattaactaggagactgaaaaacatcaaagatgtagaacattcaatttatgcggacgacataacagtgtggacgacaaaaggatcgacaggacacaagcaagaaatactgcaaagagcggcggatgagatcggtcaatttgctttatttagcgggatgcagtgctctccagaaaaatcagaatttattagacttcacaaaaacaaagaggacaggggatcgatagagttagagatcgatggacaacccgtaagaaggacacataagcttcgcatcttgggaatgtggctgcaggagaaaggcaaacgagaccataccatccagctcttggaacactccacgaaacagatatgcaggatgttaagccggattacgaacaagagaaaaggggtgaaggagcgagatgcgttacggatcacttctgcgctcatcataccgaggatgacgtacgcgcttccgtacctacaacctaataaaggggaaaagaacaaaatggaaacatgcatcagaaaggcgtataagcaagccttaggcgtcatgacctgcgcctcgacagaaaagttaatgaacatgggtgtgtacggcacctatgaggagcacagtgaaactatgctcagatttcaactcgaaagacttaaaagaacagccactggccgcgcactactgctaaagctaggatacccggcagaaggcgagggcgaagacaagacagacattgacagccaaattaggagcactttcttggttaaaccagtgcccagaaacatggacccgaagaaccacgaaggaagacgggcggcgagatcattggagttggacaggttcctaaagaagaaacagatggttctgtatgttgacgcgtccaagtacagaacgaaggaaaacgctagggcggtagcagtagtgaacgccaatgggaagataattactggtgcatcagtgcgcacaaggacaactcaagcagcggaagagatcgccatagctctagccctgactgaagcccatcggcagggactgagttactggatagcgacggattctcaggctgcagcgagggcatacagagatggcaggatcggccaaaaagccgcgaggattctcttcgcacaaaaccaacacagacatggatcaaacaacacacacattcaacacaccatcatttgggtccctgacactggggttgagggaaatctcatggcagacaccgttgtccgagggttcacgaaccggagggcgggtttgccggtcgaacccttcagcacgccagaatcgtacggggaggcaatgaaggcgttgttgggagcgcgcaagaagtactcggctccggcggatatcctcaacagagagcaggccaccacgctcagaagactacaaacagacacctacccaagcagagccatgtattataaaatgtggccgaacagatatgcgaaagagtgcgtgtggtgtgggggctacgccacaacgtaccacgccacctggggctgtgaaaaaagccctttactaccaaagataaatagccctagtctagagcagtgggaggccctcctggctgactccgacccgagcacacagcttatgctggtgacgagggccaaggcagcggcggaggccaacgggatcctggactagggaataccgaccactgcagctccacttctatctatccccaacaccctactcccttactcttccttctgtgaaaataaatgtttttactactactactactatacatTTGGCTTCCAAGAGTTATGAGCTGGACATGACATGACCGTACGGATGTGTTGTGACCGGCGTCTGGGTGTTCGTGCAAGTGAGCGAGACGCTTGCCAATAAAGACGGTTTATGGCGTAAACGTGGCAAGAAGAAGTCTTCATTCACGTCTTGCCCGCGCTCATAAGGGGAGTTTGCAAGGTTGGTGTGAAAACCGTCAGGTCACGAAAAATATCGCTGCATCGCCTCCGCGGGGTCTAATAATTTCAGTGCATTCAATGAAACCTTGAGCAGGCCATAAACAAGTGTCCTGCCACATGAGGAGCAGCGGAACGCTGGACTGTGTGCCTGTAAAGCTTCCACAACATAACCGATAAAGCGTCGCCACCAGAAACTGATCAACAAatagtgaaaaataaaaaaggatgAATGGAACGATAGGCATATAATACAGGTGGTTGTCTGTGCATGACTAGAATGAAGGGAAGTCAGTGGATATAATAATTGCATTAGTGCGTTTTATTGGTGCTAGGCAGACGACCGACGCAGTCATTAGTGAGTGGTCGGCGGGACTATTGACGACAGCTAAAGAGCTGCGGCTAATTTTGCCCTCGAATGAACCGACTCTCTAGTATAGCAAGTTTATTTTTTGCTGTGCTGATGTTTGTCGGCGGACAGCAAGAGACTcgtttattgctgagaaaataaaattaaaaagggAACATTTCTTTTCCCGCCACTCAGTTCAATCTCGTGACGCCAAGACCCAAAAAGTCTCTGTCATCCCCATTGAAACTGATTGGCAATGTggcctagcctcagagattcgcaaaaAAAATCTGACCTGACTCATTGTCAATCGCTTGCGAAAAAAGCCAGTGGTGTCGacacctgcattttattttttgacCTTTTCTAGACTATAAAGGCtccgcttttctttttgttaaagTAGCGTCTTTGCCAATAGAAAACGGTAATGTACCGATAGAGACCAGCTTTAGTTTGTCCCCCCAGTGTCCATTTAAATAGAACTGCGCTTTAATAACTAAGCGCGGGGTACTAAAATTTCGAAAAAAAGTATATCGGTGCTCTCTGCGATTGAGCAAGCAAAGATGACAGCTACGACCACTATCAacgcggttaataataataattggtttttgtggaaaggaaatggcgcagtatctgtctcatacatcgttggacacctgaaccgcgccgtaggggaagggataaaggagggagtgaaagaagaaaggaagagagaggtgccgtagtggagggctccggaataatttcgaccacctggggatctttaacgtgcactgacatcgcacagcacacgggcgccttagcgttttgcctccataaaaacgcagccgccacggtcgggttcgaacccgggaactccggatcaacgcAGTTACCGAATTCATTTCCATGCAAAACTCGGACTCGCTGACAATCGTGCTTTCAGCGCATTATCGTAAGCGCAGAGCAACGCCCGGCGCTTTATGCGAACCACTAAGTGCTCTcttatgcgctttttttttcacgtggaCTGTACTCTGCTTAGAGCATAGAAGCTGGGAACCGAGCCTGCACTGCGCCTAGGGTACAAGTATTTCCGCAGTAGCGAAAAGATAACGTACAGCAATGCTCAGCGGAAATAGTAGGAGCATTGATCTACAATGGCTTTTGTTGGAAGTTCCAGACTGGCAGAGATTGCATTATGCGTAGCGGTGCCGATAGCAGCACTATCGGAAGTGACCAAGCTGCAGCGTGACgcttatgttttcttttctttttttctgggcgTAGTTGATCGGTTTATCGGTTTTCAGTTCTTTCGGATCGGTGGAGACGGCAGCATCGAAGGCACGCAATGTCCGAGAGTAACGGCAGCGATGAAAGCAGTGATAATTTCACTGACGACATGGTAGGCGACAACAGTGTTCCTATCGAAATAGAGAACATCTACCGAGGAGTTTACTCGGAAATACGCGACAGGGTGCTGGACGCAGGACTATTCGAATGGACGATGTTCAGGTTCCTGGTGAAAAGCAGGGACGTACGCGCGGCGATCAAGAAGGCGGCCGCCCAAGGATCCAACGTGCGTCTGGAAGAAGGCTTCGAGCTCAAAATAGGCGGATACGTGGGGCAGGGCAAGCTCACCTGGAAACGACTCTCGGCGTGTCTCCTGTTCGACAACTGCATGAGGAGCGGCTACGCGACTGCCAAGCCTCCAACTGGATACGACCCGAAGACGAAGACGTTCACCCCCGGACCCGCAGCGGCACGCACCCTGGAAGGCATGGCCAAGTACGTCCCGTCCATGTCCACAGCGATTCCTTGGGAGGACATCGCCGCGAGGCTTCCGAGCGAAACCATGAGGTGGACTCTGCTGAACCACGTGCGGTTCGCGTGCGGACCCGGCTTCAACTTCGTGTGGCGCATCTACCAGGCCGAGAACAGGGGCGCCGAAGATTTGGAGGAGGCGGGGCTTGCTTTTCTCATCGGCGCGTACTACTTGGACCTGGCCCACTGCAATGCTCCAAGAAGGGGCCTCGGATTGGAACCGCTGA contains:
- the LOC144096978 gene encoding uncharacterized protein LOC144096978 — translated: MSESNGSDESSDNFTDDMVGDNSVPIEIENIYRGVYSEIRDRVLDAGLFEWTMFRFLVKSRDVRAAIKKAAAQGSNVRLEEGFELKIGGYVGQGKLTWKRLSACLLFDNCMRSGYATAKPPTGYDPKTKTFTPGPAAARTLEGMAKYVPSMSTAIPWEDIAARLPSETMRWTLLNHVRFACGPGFNFVWRIYQAENRGAEDLEEAGLAFLIGAYYLDLAHCNAPRRGLGLEPLTAAEAFERSILDGDGTYRGLLTNCADLEPPGNIMCSPRFGEICGALICPLTTIVTRAAKRRAKAAKKQEARRRRRIAGMEKNFLPESLSDVFRAILMRRT